Within Lytechinus variegatus isolate NC3 chromosome 15, Lvar_3.0, whole genome shotgun sequence, the genomic segment ttacttttttggctgaaattcatgtttttccctctaaaaaactactttttgtttcaaagttgaaaacaatgtggtggggttaggggttatgctatgggttatcaatacatgacaccaccacaatgtctgactcattcattattggcctggggctggtggctcaacttgcccctatgctcaacttaccccgccttcccctacacttCCTCACCAggtgatttttaaaataatttctaacATTTGCTTTAGTAGCCCAAGTCCCTACCCCATTGGAGCTGAGAGTAGTTCACTCATTTACATAATAATATGTCTTTCAGAAATCAAGCCTCAGGATCTTAGCTTCCATTGGCAAGTGCTAGTTGAATAATTTATTAAAATCTCTATTTGGTACatatgaatgataatgataacaacatgAATAGTTGAGCCAAACATTTATTTGAGCCAAAACTGTAGCCAAGTTAAATATTTATAATATGCATATTAATTGTATAGAcgtaaataaagaataatttGAATCTACTAGCCTACTCATTtggaaaacataatttttttattttcagaccTACTTTTCACAACCTACTGGGCTTAATTAATCTGCAACTTTGCATAAGCTTGAATATTGCAATGAATGATGAAggcctctttttttattttccagagTTCTTTTTGAGTTTTCCGGGGTTGAAACCGCCCTGAGCCCATTGTAACGATTTCCCCTGGCACTCATTGTTAgttaatcataactcatgatAGTAGATTTTAGATAAAAATCAAGGATTGAATGCAAGTACTTATACACTATATCCTTCACATTGGACTCACACTAAGCTTTCACAAAAGTCAACAGGTCAAAAAATTAATACTCAATTAAATATTTCCTACTTTTCTATGACACAGCCGAGATGCAATTAAGATCAGGCTCATCCTCAAGCAGAAGCATTGATGACGTATTCTTGCCAGAACGACGAAATATTCCGTTTGATAATCGCACCGAGTATGAGCCAGGAAAGGGGTATGTTCTCTTCATCAACAACATGTTCACCAGGCAACCAGATTACCGCAGGGGTAAGAACGGCATATGTGTGACCAGCCACCACATaaccaacaataagttgccAGCAACAGTTCTCTGTCAATAACCAAAATTATTATTTggtctttaaagagaaatgccagtagttgcagttaacactgatttcatgagaaagtctgtaaaaccaggcttaattgtcagtgtatcatcaaggatctagatctggtaaagttgcataaactgaactttgtgaaatcttgaaatctacgctaaaaaatgttcacactgaagatcaccaacacagataggcacatgtgggacagtgtattattattgctggaataaagacccaacgaaagtgaccgaatccgcgcttattttgccgatttctcagcaattacacaatttcttccagaatcctttggcacatattttttattcatacaaacagacacttgggtgctcattatattagattctgtaaaaagtcattttgagatcgttaccaaaactggaatttatctttaacaagaaaaaaatagctTATCTGAAAGATTGATTCTTCTTCATTATACGGtcaaaatttgaagttgtaaaactgaataaaatacaagataCAAGAGTTGCTGTGACACTAGTATTTTTGCAGACTGTTTGGAAGTTTGGGTGAGATTGCATAGTGTGCACATGTATGTCATACTTTAGTGAACCTCCACAAACTTCAAACATTCTTTTCTCCTTATATTTCGAAGGTTTCACTTggtttcttctgcattcatcaAGTACTTGGGTGGGTTATTGgtgatcaattttgacaagttatatATTATTGAATACCTTAGGATGTGCTCTTTCAGATTAgataaaaatcacaaaattcattttgggcaCCTGTTGTTTGTTTAGAGGTAGCTGGTcacatatgataataatatattgcATTTTAATGGATATTCTAATTTTTGCGACCCGAAGGGTAGAGCTACACGATATGGCATGATGGGTATCATGAGTAGGCAGTCTTATCCCCATGAATAATTTGCATACCATTGTTGCTTCAAAGGCTGACATATGcctttttttatacaatattaTAAGATGCATTGTATCATTACTGAAATATCATCAGCAGTATTTTAAATACACAACATATGATTTACCCCTGTTGCAGAGCATGATTCACTCCTGTCGCAGAGTattttatcaaatcatcttcaaaCATGATTAGTATTAGTGTAATATTGAAccatgaaatgaaacaaagaaattaatgtgggaattttgttcagatttattGGTTCCTACAATTAAAGACCAGGAGTGGtagcaacatacatgtagcatgcaATGTACCACCAGCATGACTGCTAGGAGCAGCTAGGGTTGCGGTAGAGGCTAGCTACCTGTAGGTACAATCAAGATTTGTTGACCAATCTTTTcaccttctcttcttctatgcATGTTCAGGTGCTGAAGCTGATGAGACAAATGTTCGTAATCTTTTTTCAAATACCCTGAAGGGTTACTTCTTGCAGTATATGAAAGATGTaacatatgaagagctcaggGGTTACTTGGAGTCCTTTAAGGACACCCTCTCAACGGGCGTCTACAAGAGCTTCATCCTAATTCTTGGAACACACGGTGAACCACAGATGTCTGAACGCAACAAATCCATGAAGGTAATCACTGAATTATTATAAGGGGAGGTGTTGTGCTTCCGTGGATAAGTCCCCAGACTTTGAATCACAAGGTCGGGGGTTTGATTCCCAACACAGCACTTGTGTCCTTTTCTGAAATAATGGCGTCAGAATATTGGTATAGCGAAAACTATATCGAGGTCTGACGTCACGCAGGAtcatagttgaaatatattttgtcacatgatgctatttgaaccaatcactaTAAAGGATTCAATCAATGTAGGATATAGAAAACAGTATACTTCCTGGgatatatttagattactgtcCAAGGGAAATGGATTCTTAGAGAAaaacacaaatccctgataattaattacatggcctatgggaaagttgtctttgccccttgtcataatttacttacccagttgccaatctGAAATCTACATATAGtcttagtgatctcaatttcaaAACAGCCATAACTTGCTCATTGCTTgactgatttctttcaaactttcaccattctgtttatttttttctcctttccaacacaacattttatgaccaaggctggatttcCCTTTAATGTTTAATACATGGTTTGGGGGTAAACTGAACGCCTATAGTGCAACGATTCTTTTTAGCTACTCATACCTGATAGTTGAAATTATACATTATAAATTTGTATCAAAAGGATGCCAAAGACACTATCCTCAAAAGTCATGAAAGCTATTGATCCATCAATATTTAATCAAAACTACCTTCAGCGACTGCACAAAGTGGTCAGAATCCCATAGACTTTTTATGGTATTGGGTGTTCTAACAATTTTGGCCACAACTGTCGATTGATGATGATATATTGGTAAGAACAttttaaccttggttttactgCTTTTCTTTTGAAAGCAATGTGTACGGCAGCTACTCTGGTCTTTAATTTAACCATTAAAGTTCATTTCCTTTGCACTACCCATCTAATTTACATCTACTCTACATCTCTGGCAGGATGCTGTTCTTATGGCTGATAATAAATGGATGATGGTGGAGGACATTGTTAACAGTTTCCATGGCGACCAGATACCTGCAATGAAGGGTatgtatgaaaaatattcaaactgGCCTGTCATCAAGAGTGGAGGCATTGGGCCATCCATAGTTTGCATGcccaaaaatattcaaatgactCTTGTCAAGTTTATGGGGTTAATCAGTACTCCATCTTGgattgttttcaacttttattttcaaattcactCTTTGATAGACTTCAATATTTTAACAAtctctaattcttttttttttcctttatgcTAGATAAGCCAAAGGTTTTCATCATCCAGTCTTGTCGTGGAAAGACGATTCAGAGATCCGTGTCTTTGTCTGACAGTCCTGCCATTGTGTCGGATACTTATCCTCGGCAACAACCAGAATACATGACCCGGCCCGTCAACTCAGACATTCTAATTGCATATGCGACCTCAGAAGGTATGACTTGTTTTATCCCAAATTCAGATTCGTGAGGGCATGTGTGGTTCCTGAtactgtattttgtttttaaaaattggCGGTGGAgatggtaataatgacaatgatgatgaagtgtTGATGGTGACAATGTTTGTGGTGATTATGGTAATGATTAagattgatgatggtgatgagggaGAAGAAAATTTTGATGGTGGTGCCATGGATGTTGATATTGTGGTGGGAATGGCgaagatagaaaaaaatacagaagtggtgattatggtgatgatgttggaaATGTTAATGGTGATTGTGGTGATGTCATGATTACATtggtgatgataaagatgatggtgatgaggatgaggcAAAAGAGGGGTTTGATGGTGATGCtattgatgttgataatgattatgatcgTAGGGATGTTGAAGATATAAATTAtagtggtgattatgatgatgatgatgttgattttgatgaaatgttgatgatggtaaagaagatgaggatgataatgatggtggtgatggcgaTGGAAATTGTGGTAGTGATGGTGACAGAAGTAATGATTAAGGTGGGGATGATGAAGATATCAAAGGTAATACTAATTACTATTGATTTTAGGGTGATAAAAATGACGATGATTTCAACTTTTTAAAGGAGATTAACATTTGTCATATGATAACGCTTTGTCAGAGTGGGTTAGTACATAGGTATCAGTGAGGTGCCATGTTTCATCCAGAGAAACACAAGACTATAAGTACCGTAATTCAAACTCAGGATAATAGGAGTAATAGTAAGGCATTTTCCCCCCAGGAACCAAGGCATGGCGGAACGAGGACGAAGGGTCTTGGTTTGTGAAAGACCTATGCGACGTCATCACCGAGTACTGCGAGAAAGAACACATGCTAGACATCCTTGTACGTGTCAACAGCAGAATGGTATGGCGAGAAGCAACCGAGAACCGCGGGAAACAGATGCCGTGCTTTGTCTGCACATTCACCAAGAAGTTCATGCTTGCATACCCTAATaagtaaagatgatgatgatgtttgggATAGACGACACGAGTCGGATGAATCTAGGGTAGGCGTTGAATTTGTATATTTCTAGGGTACTTTTCCAGAAAGCACATTCTCTATGACAgcacagatgaaaaaaaaaaaaggttacgaCCGATATCCAATGCCAATGAAAGGGGCACTTTTTAAAGGCCAGTCACTAGAGAATGAAAAAGGTCATGGCCTTGGTGGCCTTGGATGGAAGGAAGCCCCATTGTAGCCCTATTCACCTTCATGGTGCCAATGCAAGATTAAAaccatctgaaaaaaaagaaataaaatgaaacttgATTTCTTAGATTTGGAAACTTAGCTTCATATCGAGCGTGTATGCCTCTCTGCAATGAGCTTCATGAAATAAGTGTCAACTGAGATTAATCCCACTGGACCAAGCGCACTATCTGTACCGTCTCCCTCAGGGTCTATTGTACACTGAATCCATTTCACATCGGTCAGTCAGTCAACTAATACCTCATATCATTGGACCCAGGTCCATAGGTACCACATCCCATCCTGTGATATTATTTCCCATTGATGCCAGTGTCCTTGGGTAACATATAGAGTTGGTTAGACAATTCGTTAGTAACCCGTCACATAAAAATTCAGTCTACCAGTAGCACCTGCCATTATTTAGATGGTGCAATGGTTTCATCTACAATTAGTTTGATGTTCCATAACTCTTACCTCCCACTGGTCCGAGAGTTTGCTGGTTCCATTTCTAATTGATCATATGGTACAGTGATACCATATTCCGTAAGTCTGAAATTTAttaagtactacatgtatatcacattCGTCCGAGAGAAGTTTGCTGGTATCATCTTCCTTTTATCATATGGGAAATGATACCATATTTCGTAAGTCTAGCATTCTGTAAGTATATCCCAATAGTCCAAGAGAGTTTGATGGTGCAATGGTATCATCTTCTAGTAGTTTGATATCTCCCAAGGATTACCTCCCATTTTGTCCAAAAGAGTTTGCTGGTATCATTTTCTATTGATCATATGGTGCAAATGGTATCATATTCTGAAATTCTGACATTTAATAAGTACTTCCTTCCACTTGtccaataatttcaaggtacaATCTCCCATCGAGCAGACGTTCCACAATTACTACCATTATATTAACCTTCAATCTGTCATTCCATTGTTATGATGTACTTTTTCCACATTAGTCGAGCAGTCAAATCCTTCCAGCATCCACTACTCAAACAGTTCATCTCAAGTTTCACTGTATTTTACAGCATATTTGTATAATAGTGATCTTTGATTATGGTCTTTGATCAGTTTATaatgaaattacaaatatatttttttcataaaaacaatGATAGATGCAACTTATAGTGTACCAAATCCACTCTGCAAAGTGGAATAGCCACACCTTGCCTGGCTGCATTAATCATTGGATGTTTACGAGTGATGataaattctttgaaaaaaaagggggcagcCACAACAAATTCTCCAAAAGTCGGCAGCGAAGGTTCTTCAtaatagccaaaatagtaaaTTTGTCTTCAAAAagccaaaattttaaaatatgctTTATCTAAAGGAGTATTTCTTCTTTTAACTGTAAAATATTCAAGTTGTAAAAGATACGACTTTTGCAAGAGtttctttaaattaaaaaaCACATGCCTTTTCAGACAGCTTGGAAGTTTCATACAGATTGCCCGTGTGTCCATCGCATGCTTGAATGAACTCTgaacttcaaaccttgtttcaCCCAGATGATGAGTTGGTTTTTATAAAAGCAGAAATATAAGAGAAAAGGATTGAAGAAAAACCAACTTACCATCAaggtgaacttctcctttaagGCTCTTGGGTCATGATTGAACAATTGTCTAAGATTTTTTTAAGTACTAGTAATAACAGTACTTGATATATGGGTAGGGTATAATActctattatattttttattgacaAACTTTGTAAATTAGTACAACAGTGTTCTGTAGAATAGTCAAGCACTGTAGAATAGAATGTTGTGATACCCAGCATCATAACATAGCATTTAATTCTAGCTCTGATTGagttatgtaggcctactgattTTATATTATGTAATCATAATCAATTATATGATTTTCGTATTAAtagtgtacaatgtatatataaTCTACTACATTCCTGTAGTGTCTATGTGTTCACATGAGTGTTCTTTGTATCGTCATTCTAACGCTTCAGTACTACACAATTTGCTTCGTAGAGCACAATCTGCATAACAGTGATATATCCATTTCATATGGTGTAGAGCGCATAATCCTAATGTTTCCAAATGCTGCTGATTATAATGTACAAGAAATTGTTTGACTTTTTATCTATTCAGATCAATTGTGTGTTATTCTGATTAGTACTAGTATTTATTGCTTGTCCTTTGATTCTTAAATCAGATTTTACAGCTCCTCCCTCCCACCAAACTTCGTTTCGTTTGGTGGAATACTGTTTaggtttcggggggggggggggtgtttcacaaagactgcATGTAAGTGTACCTTAGAGTAATGCTTGCATTATGCTAACGTGCTCATGTTATTTCTTATCGATGGATATGGGGTAGTGCACATCCCGAgcacatgatctgaccaatgcggtgatgTGATGATACTGTATGTAACTGAAATCAAGTGTGTCTTCACATCACACCtagatctttgtgaaacatcccttGGTCATTTGTCTGATTAGCCAGAAACCTGCCCCTgttcaggggtgtgagagttcagatatttagctgatttcagatttttattcAGCTTAgtttcagcttatttttggctttcctctgtacaaaaagtatgggagctctttctatttaagattttttcaacactcttcagttttttcagatctttttatttgtgaccactcacacccctgtcCTCTATAATGTAATTAATCGTCAGCATACGATGGACTGTCCGGAAACATGGCTCATGTATACAGAAGACTACATGACGTTGGATTGTTTGATAAATTATAGGCATACTGAGTGATTCAAGTGTATGCTTGTTTCTTTATTGGAAACCCAATAACAGAGCCCCCTAACAAGCCTTTAACATGTTAGTAGTACGGCAATAAAGAAATTACAGTACTTAATTGAATCTGGTTTAGCATGCAACTTGTTGCTATTAAAGTCTGTCAATTTACCTCTGGCAATGTTTCAGGTTGTCCAGAACAACCTTCATTCGAAAAGTATGCATAGAATTTGAATATGTTAGTAAACGTGTCTGTTATGAACCATTTTACAATCACAACTCTATGCATGCTTGTATGGACATAATGACCTGATTTGACTATTAATGTTTTGGACAATTGAAAAATTGGTTTATTTTAATTGGATCTATCCATtataagtacatgtagttataacAACTAATGTAGTCTTTATTAGTATTTTTAGTATTAGGCAAGTATTCTGTATTAACATCTCATAAATTTgcttatatttatattcttgctataaatttaattattttttagataaaaattattacaatttttccCTGCTGAATTTCTTGTATTCAACTCCAGATTGTgcaatctgaaatcagataaataaTGTATGCCTTGACAACTTGTCActaaatcattttgttttgtttgttttttcttcttgtgtGTTCAAAATTCAAGCTAATTgtttataacattttcatgtgTTCTTTGGTTGTCATGTGTCTCTATACATTTTGcatatatattgtaaaataaagaagtttttgcatcattatttttataccTAGATTGCAAAATATAGACATTTTTACGGAGTACTTCATATATCTGGATTATTCCTTATACCTTTTTACCTGTAGACAAATTGCAgtttagtagtagaagtatagttTAATAGTGCAGTTGTGTAACACATATCAGTTCGcttgtttttaacaaaaatgcaaattttaaatcagtaaaaaattatattttatattttttgttcgtCAACTTGGTTTCATTGTAATGGAAACTTGTGGATATAAAGGTTACCGTTTGATAAAAATTGAAGCATTTGAGGAATTTGAATATTATGATTTactactatgttcattgacttGGTTTCAATGTTCATGAGATTGCAAAGCTAGCACTAGGTCCAATGCTACCTATTTCATAGCCTTGTGGAAATGTGTCGTAAGTCAATACCGTTAATGTAACCAAGCTGTGTAAATAGGTGTCAATCTGCATTTAAGAAATGTAGCTATGGATATCCAGTAATAAACCCACATAGGGAGTGTGTCATGAAGAGGCCTTAACGCAATTTCACTTGCTAGATCTAcaccagccaatcagatgcaagtatTTCAGTACCTTATAACAGTTTGATTTAAAGCCTCTTGATCAGTTACTTCATGAAAGTGGAAACACTCCACAGGGCGCAAGGTGGCAATTTGAATTGAAGTAATGAAGGCATACCTGGTATTTTGGGAGATAAAATCTGTGATTAGACCAGATTTAAAAGCCATGTTATAAGTTAGTTTTCATTGTGGGAGTGCATTGGTTTGCTGCAACCCAGGACCCAGAGTTATGAAGAGAACTAGAAACAACAGTGATCTAATGTCACAGTGAAATTGCGATCCTATCCGATTCAGAAATATTCATTGACCTGAGTTTCAGGCATTGTTGTCATGTGATATCAAACCTTCGGAGGAATTGTGTGGAATATCAAGTccattacatgattttttttagtagtTTCTTCCCCCTTACGTGATACCTGTTCTTGAATAAGCACCCAAATAATATGGAATTTTCCATAAAAGCATGATAAAAATAGGTCTTTGAAGCTATTAAAAcattcatgaaatgaattttattaataaatgcaatattttcCTCAATATTCTTGGTGTTTTAGAAAGATTTTTAATCGAAATCATACTTGGAGGATATTTGGATATTTGTATAAATATACTGTGTATAACACAATGTGCCTGTTTGTACAAAATGTATAAGTTTGTTGTCCAAGATCTGTGTATAAGATCTTTTGTGTAAGATCATGTGCAAAGTATGCAAGTTTGTCGTATAAGATCTATGTGTTTGCGAAGGatcattgaacaaaatgtataaGTTTCTTGTACATGATGACTGTATAAAGATCTTATGTGAGAACATTGGACGTGATGTCAAGTTTGTTGTACCAGTTCTTTGTAAAGACCTCTGTGTAAGGTCTTTGTTCAAAATGCACAACTTTGTTGTACAAGATCTTTGTATTATGTGCGagatattgaaatatttgtattagaTCAAAGCACCATCCCATCTATCTTCCATCCTACTTGCAaataaaagacaagtccaccccaacaaaaacttgatttgaataaaaagagaaaaattcaacacgcatttataacactgaaaatttcatcaaaatccgatctaaaataagaaagttatggcattttaaagtttcgcttattttcaacaaaatagttatatgaacgagccagtgacaatccaaatgagagagttgatgacatcactcactatttcttttgtattttattatatgaaatatgaaatatttttattttttcgtcattgtcatgt encodes:
- the LOC121428577 gene encoding cell death protein 3-like; translated protein: MAIGQERAEEIQRKLFKDICNEVTDRELDLIKQELKQKAFGGFKSGEIERELKTTNDILEKLKRKGLIKIGDYGILRKLAGAIESQPLLDYVAEAENSLAAIHWPVKQPKTDPSPSPMPGAVGYGAYGGHHAQFPVQNTRPPPPYHHYDDPQPYQPTMGPPQHQAPRRQQHRQYQDSPTLTRHQQPGAPIQQNPYQQGGVAPSQLTQPTTDPHYSHQDGGSSRGRRAEMQLRSGSSSSRSIDDVFLPERRNIPFDNRTEYEPGKGYVLFINNMFTRQPDYRRGAEADETNVRNLFSNTLKGYFLQYMKDVTYEELRGYLESFKDTLSTGVYKSFILILGTHGEPQMSERNKSMKDAVLMADNKWMMVEDIVNSFHGDQIPAMKDKPKVFIIQSCRGKTIQRSVSLSDSPAIVSDTYPRQQPEYMTRPVNSDILIAYATSEGTKAWRNEDEGSWFVKDLCDVITEYCEKEHMLDILVRVNSRMVWREATENRGKQMPCFVCTFTKKFMLAYPNK